From Thermogemmata fonticola, one genomic window encodes:
- a CDS encoding glycosyltransferase family 87 protein, translating to MKLLPFRFAFLRFAFRWIGSRLECREFWQGAAQVPSVARRERLGVALALLAGLAIISVQYYHKVLTPDEAGRQTRSAFLRWRGMLHELYAGENIYVGRQEYPNPPIMAILLWPFAALPPLTGALLWLYVKAALALLAIRWCLGLMAPPPLSLAGQIVGVAIALPALIGDLTHNNVNIFILFLLAGSLESLRRQWDTAAGALLSLAIACKLTPLLFVPYFLWKRSWRILLATAAGLIVWWFLVPSAIFGWERNTQLLADWYRLMIERPLLKGEVTSEHPNQSLVGWTYRLLTDSPSFIRYQAAEEGDIPVPAAYHNVLHLSPAAAWVLTKTWGILFLVLMVYLCRTCEGERHGWRRGAEYAWIVLGMLLLSERTWKHHAVTLIFPGIALVTALALPGTSPRLRRFILGSMLTAFLLMVVPGLCGRRVQDLALVYGSHTAAFVILAAAIALLLRSSLDRVRSGL from the coding sequence ATGAAACTTCTGCCTTTTCGATTTGCTTTCCTCCGATTTGCTTTCCGATGGATCGGATCGCGTTTGGAATGCCGGGAGTTTTGGCAAGGAGCCGCCCAAGTCCCCTCCGTGGCGCGGCGCGAGCGCCTCGGAGTGGCACTAGCTCTGCTTGCGGGCTTGGCGATCATCTCGGTGCAGTATTACCACAAGGTTCTCACGCCTGATGAGGCGGGCCGCCAGACACGCTCCGCCTTCCTGCGCTGGCGGGGGATGCTCCATGAGCTGTACGCCGGGGAGAATATCTACGTGGGGCGGCAGGAGTATCCCAATCCGCCGATCATGGCGATCCTGTTGTGGCCCTTCGCAGCGCTACCGCCGCTGACGGGGGCCTTGTTGTGGTTGTATGTCAAGGCGGCCCTGGCGCTCCTGGCCATCCGCTGGTGCCTAGGTCTGATGGCACCGCCGCCTCTCTCCTTAGCCGGGCAGATCGTGGGCGTGGCCATCGCCTTGCCAGCCCTCATCGGCGATCTGACCCACAACAACGTCAACATCTTCATTCTCTTCCTTCTCGCCGGTTCGCTCGAAAGCCTGCGCCGCCAGTGGGACACCGCCGCCGGAGCGCTCCTCTCGCTGGCCATTGCCTGCAAGCTGACACCGCTGTTGTTCGTCCCCTATTTCCTCTGGAAGCGCTCCTGGCGCATTCTGCTCGCGACCGCTGCGGGGTTGATCGTGTGGTGGTTCCTGGTGCCGTCCGCCATCTTCGGCTGGGAACGGAATACGCAACTGCTAGCCGATTGGTACCGGCTTATGATCGAACGCCCCCTCCTCAAGGGAGAGGTGACTTCGGAACATCCCAATCAATCCCTCGTGGGCTGGACCTACCGCCTGTTGACGGATAGTCCCTCGTTTATTCGCTATCAGGCGGCCGAGGAAGGAGACATCCCCGTGCCAGCGGCGTACCACAATGTCCTGCATCTCAGTCCCGCTGCTGCATGGGTCCTGACGAAAACCTGGGGAATACTGTTTCTGGTTCTGATGGTTTACCTCTGCCGGACCTGTGAAGGGGAACGCCATGGCTGGCGGCGCGGAGCGGAATATGCCTGGATCGTCCTGGGCATGTTACTCCTGAGCGAGAGGACCTGGAAGCATCACGCCGTGACTTTGATCTTTCCGGGAATCGCCTTAGTCACAGCGCTGGCCCTTCCGGGAACCTCCCCGCGACTAAGGCGTTTCATCCTCGGAAGTATGCTGACAGCTTTCTTGCTGATGGTGGTGCCGGGCCTATGCGGTCGGCGCGTCCAGGACCTGGCCTTGGTGTACGGCAGCCACACAGCAGCTTTCGTGATTTTGGCCGCCGCCATCGCCCTCCTACTCCGCTCCAGCCTGGATCGGGTCCGTTCTGGCCTGTAG
- a CDS encoding RNA polymerase sigma factor — MANTGVIPKVRAGSGPDSAAAVANVTDLPDPPSPEDALVGLFQKVRDELLSTLMYLLGNRDDAQDAAQEAFLKCWRNRHQVHEIRDLRAWVFRVALNTAKDYQRSAWHRKTRPLPEDEVMLPGYADWAGQHVEDQETLERLRRAITHLRPEEKEVFLLRQNGELTYEQIAEIRNVPVGTVKTQMRSALMKLRQVLNPEAGRGD, encoded by the coding sequence ATGGCCAATACCGGCGTGATTCCGAAGGTCCGAGCGGGTAGCGGTCCGGATAGCGCCGCAGCCGTGGCAAACGTGACGGACTTGCCTGACCCTCCCAGCCCTGAGGACGCGTTGGTGGGCCTGTTCCAAAAGGTCCGGGATGAGTTGCTCAGCACCCTGATGTACCTGTTGGGGAATCGGGATGATGCCCAGGATGCGGCGCAGGAGGCGTTTCTGAAATGTTGGAGGAACCGCCATCAGGTGCACGAAATCCGGGATTTGCGGGCGTGGGTTTTCCGGGTCGCGCTCAACACGGCCAAAGATTATCAGCGCAGCGCCTGGCATCGCAAAACGCGACCGCTGCCGGAGGATGAAGTGATGCTGCCGGGATATGCGGACTGGGCCGGACAACATGTGGAGGATCAGGAAACTCTCGAACGCTTGCGCCGAGCCATCACGCACCTGCGCCCGGAGGAAAAGGAAGTCTTCCTCCTGCGCCAAAATGGCGAATTGACTTATGAGCAGATTGCGGAAATCCGGAATGTTCCTGTGGGCACGGTCAAGACGCAAATGCGCTCAGCCCTCATGAAGCTGCGGCAGGTGTTGAATCCGGAGGCGGGCCGCGGCGACTAG
- a CDS encoding ATP-dependent Clp protease adaptor ClpS yields MTMPLPSTIPHTEPETTTQRHPPYAVVLHNDDLNTMEFVVGVLRKVFGYSWPRCVALMLEAHHKGRSTVWIGPLEVAELKADQIRACGPDPEQVHRGAQPLQVTVEPLS; encoded by the coding sequence ATGACCATGCCCCTACCTTCCACCATACCACATACCGAACCAGAAACAACCACCCAGCGGCATCCGCCCTATGCCGTCGTGCTTCACAATGACGATCTCAACACGATGGAATTCGTCGTCGGGGTGCTGCGCAAGGTTTTCGGCTACTCTTGGCCTCGATGCGTGGCTTTGATGCTGGAGGCCCACCACAAAGGGCGGTCCACGGTTTGGATTGGCCCTCTGGAGGTGGCGGAGCTGAAAGCGGACCAGATTCGGGCTTGCGGTCCAGACCCCGAACAGGTCCACCGGGGCGCCCAGCCGCTCCAGGTCACGGTCGAGCCGCTGAGTTAG